From Catenulispora sp. EB89, a single genomic window includes:
- a CDS encoding response regulator, protein MAAAGPPSPQSSHGAVAGTVRVLVVDDDYRVAKIHAAYVDRTPGFAVCGQAHSAEAALDLIEVLRPDLVLMDVYLPDGDGLGVIRKLLEAPESGESGPRPDFVVITAARDVSTVRTAMQLGAVHYLVKPFGYPAMAEKLTSYLDLRRRMETLDDADADQADVDELFGLLRGQPALPALPAKGHSAPTLELVRNAVRAAGGDVSASEVAERVGISRPTAQRYLSYLTRHGVVRLQLRYGTTGRPEHRYSAVG, encoded by the coding sequence ATGGCCGCTGCCGGCCCGCCTTCACCCCAGTCGTCGCACGGCGCCGTCGCCGGGACCGTGCGGGTCCTGGTCGTCGACGACGACTACCGGGTCGCGAAGATCCACGCCGCGTACGTCGACCGCACCCCCGGCTTCGCCGTCTGCGGCCAGGCGCACTCCGCCGAGGCGGCCCTGGACCTGATCGAGGTGCTGCGGCCGGACCTGGTGCTGATGGACGTGTACCTGCCCGACGGCGACGGGCTCGGGGTGATCCGCAAGCTGCTGGAGGCGCCGGAGTCGGGCGAGTCCGGCCCGCGCCCGGACTTCGTGGTGATCACGGCGGCCCGCGACGTGAGCACGGTGCGCACCGCGATGCAGCTCGGGGCCGTGCACTACCTGGTGAAGCCGTTCGGCTACCCGGCGATGGCCGAGAAGCTGACCTCCTACCTGGACCTGCGGCGCCGGATGGAGACGCTGGACGACGCGGACGCCGACCAGGCCGACGTGGACGAGCTGTTCGGGCTGCTGCGCGGCCAGCCGGCGCTCCCGGCGCTCCCGGCCAAGGGGCACTCGGCGCCGACGCTGGAGCTGGTGCGCAACGCGGTGCGGGCGGCGGGCGGCGACGTGTCGGCCTCGGAGGTGGCCGAGCGAGTGGGGATCTCACGTCCGACGGCGCAGCGCTATCTCAGCTATCTGACTCGGCACGGGGTGGTGCGGCTGCAGCTGCGCTACGGGACGACCGGGCGTCCGGAGCACCGGTACTCGGCGGTGGGGTGA
- a CDS encoding RNA polymerase-binding protein RbpA, with protein MASGNAIRGSRVGAGPMGEAERGESAPRVFVSFWCVNKHETKPSFASDAQIPDTWDCPRCGFPAGPDKDNPPARSRTEPYKTHLAYVRERRSAEDGDQILAEALAKLRGQI; from the coding sequence GTGGCAAGTGGAAACGCGATCCGAGGCAGCCGCGTCGGTGCGGGACCGATGGGGGAGGCCGAGCGCGGCGAGAGCGCCCCTCGGGTGTTCGTCTCTTTCTGGTGCGTGAACAAGCACGAGACCAAGCCCTCCTTCGCCAGCGACGCGCAGATCCCCGACACCTGGGACTGCCCCCGCTGCGGCTTCCCCGCCGGCCCGGACAAGGACAACCCCCCGGCGCGCTCGCGCACCGAGCCCTACAAGACCCACCTGGCGTACGTCCGCGAACGCCGCTCCGCCGAGGACGGCGACCAGATCCTCGCCGAGGCCCTGGCCAAGCTGCGCGGCCAGATCTGA
- a CDS encoding response regulator transcription factor, with protein sequence MVDGGIIVKCLLVEDDARVVALERRLLAAHGIEVIVAGTIPQAVAALSADPGIILLDLSLPGAVGFQSLREMRRVSQLPIIVVTGRSDGDSVVQGLSLGADDYVVKPFATRELVARMAAVLRRCAMRTGLDGSVALVSGDLQMDYTTRCVTVKSESIQVTRKEFEILAILARLPGAVIRREQLLGEIWGVFDPSAAHSLESHVTALRRKLRPHCEIKAARGIGYKLLVAGGVPS encoded by the coding sequence GTGGTCGACGGGGGGATCATCGTGAAGTGTCTGCTGGTCGAGGACGACGCACGGGTCGTGGCACTGGAGCGCCGACTCCTGGCAGCACACGGGATCGAGGTGATCGTCGCCGGCACGATCCCGCAGGCGGTGGCCGCGCTGTCCGCCGATCCCGGGATCATCCTGCTAGACCTGTCGCTGCCGGGCGCGGTCGGCTTCCAGTCGCTGCGCGAGATGCGGAGGGTCTCGCAGTTGCCGATCATCGTCGTCACGGGTCGGTCCGACGGCGATTCGGTGGTCCAGGGGCTGAGCCTCGGGGCGGACGACTATGTCGTCAAGCCATTCGCCACTCGTGAACTTGTCGCGCGGATGGCTGCGGTTCTGCGGCGCTGCGCGATGAGAACGGGCCTCGACGGCAGTGTCGCATTGGTGAGCGGGGATTTGCAGATGGACTATACGACTCGGTGTGTCACCGTGAAATCGGAGTCGATTCAGGTCACTCGCAAAGAATTCGAGATACTCGCGATTCTGGCGAGGCTGCCCGGCGCGGTCATTCGGCGCGAACAGCTGCTGGGCGAGATCTGGGGCGTGTTCGACCCTTCGGCGGCGCACAGCCTCGAATCACACGTCACGGCGCTGCGCCGAAAGCTCCGGCCGCACTGCGAGATCAAGGCCGCGCGGGGGATCGGGTACAAGCTGCTCGTCGCCGGCGGCGTGCCGAGCTGA
- a CDS encoding ATP-binding protein, giving the protein MRQGSGRRLSSQIFVSQVSILLVVVLVGFGLFAVQERKQVDRQYMDEALQIAQTVADTPEVKSCIGFPSTNCDGTLQNIADRLQRDTKTDYVVIVDQNRIRHTHPNQLLRGQPIEEPLVTKPDVRFDPGSVGESVNGRVPLYGPLGNQIGEVSVGRKVTSVTSVFVGQLPVYAAWFGAALGVGALASYALARRLKRRTFGLELDEISKLLQEREAVLHGIREGMIAFDRAGRVSMVNDEARRLLGLPMFGGVGGYLEDVVPPGRLQDLLSGEIEGKDQVVLTDDYYLTVNRMPVTLAGRPHGAVVTLRDRTELSGLLRELDSVTSLTDALRAQQHEFSNRMHTVAGLLELGETDEALQFLTDLSGAEAAFAESVRSRIAPSVLVGLILAKAAVAGERGVELELTDDTWLGDTPDKVQALTTVLGNLIDNAFDAVSGPGVDPGKQGRVLVSIVEDDDGIGVRVADNGPGVPAGAAEHVFTDGFTTKPATGSMRRGLGLALVHRLVQRLGGSITASEGPGAVFTVRLPKAAENRGTLLSTGGGTRPR; this is encoded by the coding sequence ATGCGACAGGGATCGGGACGACGGCTGAGCAGCCAGATCTTCGTCAGCCAGGTGTCGATCCTGCTGGTGGTGGTGCTGGTGGGATTCGGGCTGTTCGCGGTCCAGGAGCGCAAGCAGGTCGACCGGCAGTACATGGACGAGGCGTTGCAGATCGCGCAGACCGTCGCCGACACGCCGGAGGTCAAGTCCTGCATCGGTTTCCCCTCGACGAACTGCGACGGGACGCTGCAGAACATCGCCGACCGGCTCCAGCGCGACACCAAGACCGACTACGTCGTCATCGTCGACCAGAACCGGATCCGCCACACGCACCCCAACCAGTTGCTGCGCGGCCAGCCGATCGAGGAGCCGCTGGTCACCAAGCCCGACGTCCGGTTCGACCCAGGCAGCGTCGGGGAGTCGGTGAACGGCCGGGTCCCGCTGTACGGCCCGCTCGGCAACCAGATCGGCGAGGTGTCGGTCGGGCGCAAGGTCACCTCCGTGACCTCCGTCTTCGTCGGCCAGCTCCCGGTCTACGCGGCCTGGTTCGGCGCGGCGCTCGGCGTCGGCGCGCTGGCCTCCTACGCCCTGGCCCGCCGCCTGAAGCGCCGCACCTTCGGCCTGGAGCTCGACGAGATCTCCAAGCTCCTGCAGGAGCGCGAGGCCGTCCTGCACGGCATCCGCGAGGGCATGATCGCCTTCGACCGGGCCGGCCGGGTCAGCATGGTCAACGACGAGGCGCGGCGGCTGCTGGGCCTGCCGATGTTCGGCGGGGTCGGCGGCTACCTGGAGGACGTCGTGCCGCCCGGGCGGCTGCAGGACCTGCTCTCCGGCGAGATCGAGGGCAAGGACCAGGTCGTGCTGACCGACGATTACTACCTGACGGTGAACCGGATGCCGGTGACGCTGGCCGGCCGGCCGCACGGCGCGGTGGTCACGCTGCGGGACCGCACCGAGCTGTCCGGGCTGCTGCGCGAGCTGGACAGCGTCACCAGCCTCACCGACGCGCTGCGGGCCCAGCAGCACGAGTTCTCCAACCGCATGCACACCGTCGCCGGCCTGCTGGAGCTCGGCGAGACCGACGAGGCGCTGCAGTTCCTCACCGACCTGTCCGGGGCCGAGGCCGCGTTCGCCGAGTCGGTGCGCTCCCGGATCGCGCCGTCGGTCCTGGTCGGGCTGATCCTGGCCAAGGCCGCGGTCGCCGGGGAGCGCGGCGTGGAGCTGGAGCTGACCGACGACACCTGGCTCGGCGACACCCCGGACAAGGTGCAGGCGCTGACCACGGTGCTGGGCAACCTGATCGACAACGCCTTCGACGCCGTCTCCGGGCCCGGCGTCGACCCCGGCAAGCAGGGGCGGGTGCTGGTCTCGATCGTCGAGGACGACGACGGGATCGGCGTCCGCGTCGCCGACAACGGCCCCGGCGTCCCGGCCGGGGCGGCCGAGCACGTCTTCACCGACGGCTTCACCACCAAGCCGGCAACGGGTTCGATGCGAAGGGGTCTCGGTTTGGCCCTGGTGCATCGGCTGGTGCAGCGTCTCGGGGGTAGCATCACGGCGTCGGAGGGGCCCGGCGCGGTGTTCACCGTGCGGCTGCCGAAGGCTGCCGAGAACCGGGGGACGCTGCTGAGCACCGGAGGAGGCACGAGACCACGATGA